cccggcagcgctggcgtaGTGCGGAGTTATTTGCCATCCTATCCATATTCGTGTACGGCACGGCGGTTATTTTTGGCTACATGAGGGTCTACTTCTGCGGTTACCTCCGCtgggtctgcctggcgctcAACGTTGCTGGCATCATCACCCTGGGCATCGTCTGGGGACTCGTGGTGTACGTCTACCACGTACCGGAGAGCATAAATTGCATCAGCCTCAAGGATTTTCGTTACCATTTTGGTGCCGGTCTGGTGCTCTTCTTGATCGCCTGGTGCCTGAACATCATCAACATCGTCTTCTTGATGATCCCGTGCGAGGCTAGCGTTTCTATTGAACCCTTAGAGCACGAGCTTTCCGTACGGCCCAAGGTGCCGCCTATGAAGTGAAGGACGCGGCGGGCGAGCCtgacagcagcgcggcacacacacacacacacacacacacatacacacacacacacacgtcgagAGGCCCTCGTGGAGGAGCCGGCGGAGCTGATctcagcgagagagaaggagcggatgcggcgggctctcgtcgctgccttctcgcgcgtgtgcggcgcaccacAGGCGCTCTCATGgcggtgcgtgggtgcaCCCACACCCTGCCGCTCGCATCCCGAGGAGCCGctctcgctgccgtcgtcctcgcgGCTCTTTCCCGATTTGTGCGCTGCTctcggcgcgcgcgcttcgtCTGaggcctctctcccccttcccttccaaatgccgctgccgtgcgtgcgagtgcctGCTGGCTTGTTCGCGGCTGAGCAACGCGCGGGAGAATGTGCCCGCTGATGCTGTCGCGGTCTCCCACGCGCTCATGGCGCCGACAGACCCGTCCGTTCCCCGTCCCCTCTCTGAGCC
The window above is part of the Leishmania mexicana MHOM/GT/2001/U1103 complete genome, chromosome 33 genome. Proteins encoded here:
- a CDS encoding amastin-like protein: MLLRISMLAYVVLQFIAFFFVLVGTPIDMFRQSPVLIPEAACLTLWGSKVSCSAVRYDLTAYNYWYLCPKSRQRWRSAELFAILSIFVYGTAVIFGYMRVYFCGYLRWVCLALNVAGIITLGIVWGLVVYVYHVPESINCISLKDFRYHFGAGLVLFLIAWCLNIINIVFLMIPCEASVSIEPLEHELSVRPKVPPMK